The Diceros bicornis minor isolate mBicDic1 chromosome 37, mDicBic1.mat.cur, whole genome shotgun sequence genome segment TcacttgtaatttatttatttttattattatatatcccATCTGCACTGAGTATGAACCAAAAGCACGTGCCAACGACAACAGGTCTGTTGTCTTCTGTCATCATCGTTGAAACTGAGCACACTGTTTGGACTTAGCGAGCCTTGGTCCTCTAAGCATCACTTCTGTGGTCCTCTGAGCATCACTTCCATGTTCCTCTGAGCATCACTTCCGTGGTCCTCTGAGCATCACTTCCGTGGTCCTCTGAGCATCACTTCCATGTTCCTCTGAGCATCACTTCCGTGGTCCTCTGAGCATCACTTCCCTGACACATCTCTGGGACTTGTGATAGGGATGGACTGTAGGCTCATGGGTCCTCAGCAGAGATTTGGAGCACACACAGCTCTGAGTACCCAGAGAGGACTGTGCTTTGCCAGACCTTCTTTCTGAAGTTGCCCAGCTCAGGGCCAGACAGATACTACAGAGAAGCTGCTTTTCCACTGGAGCCCTTAAAGTTCTTGTTGTTCTCATTGTTCTCTGATTAGTGTCAAAGTTTTCAGAATAGAAAACACTGTTTCTTTGAAATGTTATAGATCTGAAGCAAGACTCTGGGCTATTTTCACATTTGGATACGTTCAaaaacagcaacaagaaggaggaggcaaaaatcttcaacaggTTAAAATACCCCAGGAATATTGCCTTTCAACTACCAGCTCTCAGCTTTAAATTCTGTAGTTTTATACTGTAGTCTGCTCTTCTCCCcagaaaataaatgttgaaaagcagAGAGGTGAATATGCCATTTTCACTCATTGCCGTTGCAATCTGTTGGACACATTAGAAATTTTAGAGGTAACTTGCATACGTGGGGAGTTTACAGCCCCAGAGAGTAACTGGAGGAAATATGAATGGCTGGGACAGGTGATAAGCCCAGGGCTTATGATTCAGCCAGTGTTGTAGACCAGATCTCAGCCAGTTATCTGCTCAGCTGAGAAATCGTGCCAAGCTGACCTAAGAGTATCAACTatcatttcagacttctgccaTCCCACAACATAATAGGCTTCGTGGCTGAGAAAGTTCTGAGCACTTATCCGGAAACAACTTCCATGGAACAATCAGTAAATTATGTGCTTGAAAGATTAAAAGTATTCTCTCTACAAAACATTAGTTTAGTATCCTTATGACTTCAGACTTATTTTCAGTTGTCAGCAGTTGGTTGCTAAAAATAAGTTGCTGTCCTAAAAATACAGTGCATTTTCAAATTCATGCTATAATTCTGTCTGCTTAAATTTTGatagaaatagaaactatatAAGCTTTGTTCTTATTATTGAGAGTTAtgaaattttaaagttatttctccgtataaataaataaatactgattAGCAAATTTAGTAACCTGCCATGGAGGCCTGAGATGTGGTTTCTGCACCACATCAAAAGCTAAATATTGTTCATTGTCATCATCCTTAAAGCTCACTGAAATATGTAAGAATCCAAATGCTAAGCAGACTGATCTGCATTTGTATTTCTAAGGAAATCTATTTAAATAATACAGATTTCCAAGCCAAGACACAGGAAAGGACAGAAATGAGAGCAGTTCCTTTAGCATTTCAATGACAAATATGCGCTGAGGGGGTTGAAATACAAAAACAGCCAAGAGCCAGTAGTGCAAATGAAACTGCGTAGAATAAAGTCTTGATGAGTCCGAAGTCAACTCAGTAGAAATTCTCAGGTAATTGTATCTCCATTGAGCTTTCAGAAGAGAAGCAAAACACGAGAAAACAAGTTTATATTCCTAGGGACTGTCTTAAAACCATATACTTTCACAGTCATGTAAATGAGAGCCAGGGTTCAAAAGGATGCCCTTAGGAGTTTAACATCCAGAGGAAGACTGTACTGGATGTGCTGTCGGCACTCTTCTTAGCAAGGCAGGAAAGAAGAAGAGTGCATTGTAGATTTTTCTTAACAagatggaaattaaaaattactttctgGTTCAAGTCATTAACTAGAAATTAAACTAACCAAAATGCTAACTATGTGAGCATCTCAGATAATTAGGGTTGTGCTTGAGATAGAACAATTTTCCCCCATAATACAGGCATCAGATCCTaacaactttcttcttttttaacttatAAATATATTGATATAAGCATGAAAAGAATTAATCTGCTTGAAAGAATTTCTTCCAAAGAATGAATTTGCTTTGTAATGCTTCGTTTCTATTCCAGTGTTTCTGTGGTTATTCTGACTTGTTCGAGGGGGATGTATAGATAATTTCTAATATGCAGTAGGGGTGTCATTGCATTTGATTTATTTAGGTCACTGGCAAGATTTGTTGAGGGAAGGTTTAAATTCAGTGGCAACTGAAGCATGAAGCACTCACCGTCCCCCATCCTCCAGCAGTGTGGTCTTGCTGACCTGCTCCATCCCGCTGTGCTGCTTCTGTGGCCCTTTGTGTCCTCGTGAAGGTGTTTGTCTCGTCTGATCTTGTGTCTGTCTTGTCCAGTTCTCCCTGCAGTTTCttcctgtgtgtctgtttgtagATGAAGGGGCTGAGGATCAAGTAGGTCCTCTACACAGGTTCCCCAGCCACGAACCTGCCACCAGCGGGGAGAGGCGTAACCTCCTCGCCCCCTCCATCTCGGTGTCTGTGCCTGACGATGACCCTTCCAATTCCGATGAGGAGTACTATGAGCATCCTTTGTTCAGCTCACAGTGGACCACCTCTGGTGTGCTGCCCAGTGTCCCAGCGCCCAGTGCAGAGGCCCACTTAGGCCAGGAGAAAGGTGAACCAAGCATGGTCCCCTTTGGCTCCTCCTCCCCGGCCTGCAGCTTTGCCCACGTGCGTCATACTAAGTGTGCTTCATatgtggggtgggaggggcagagCCTGTTTTATCCATATGAAAGTGAAGTCCCTATATAGCTTATGTCCACGCAAATGCCTCGACAATTTATATACAAGAAACTTTACTTGAGGCATGCGAGAACTCCCTTTTTCTGTATCTTTACTTctgaaaaggaagcaaaaaaacgggggggagggagaggaagcaaAAGTAGTTCAATTAAAGTATGACTCCTTTCTGCTCCCTGCAAATGGATCAGTCAGGGAAGAATATATTCTCTTATCTAAGCTAAAGAAGGTGACcctgaatataatttttttctccttggatACATAATATTACTAAAACTACATATACATAGAATTAGCCTTCTTTTTGTGCTACATTAAAATGATAGCTCTTAAAGAGAAAGACTGAAGAATCTGTTTAGGGCAGAATAAATGttatggaatgaatgtatttctCCAGATTGCTTAATTATCCACAGAAACTACAGAGGCTTCTCTAGGTGACTAAATCTTGGCTCACATCAGTAGAGCTGGGCTGAAGTGAAGGAAATGATCTGAAGCCTTTGCCATTCCAACCTCACAAAGCTGGGAGCCCCCAGCGTATAATTGGCTACGGTGAGGATGAAACAACGGAGCAGTGGGCTGCAGTGTGTCTCATTCTAACCAGCTTgtttagtaaagaaaaaaaactagagCTAAAAAGTGTTTTGCTTAGGTGAAGAGATTATTTTCAATAGAGAAAAGTAGCTTGCTTAAGTGAAGAGTTTATTTTCATACGGGACTATATGTAATATAAGGGCAAGCAGTTCCAAAGCAATGAGGGGTAAGTTCAGAGCTCACCAACTACACTCACGATGATAAACGTCTTCCAGGATCCTGTGGAAAGCAGAGGGCCCCCATCACTCAGATACTCTGATAGAGGAAAGGACCCATACTGAGTGAAACTAAGTTCTTCTCTTAATGTGAACTTAATTCAGAAAAATATGTGAATTATGGAACAGGTGTAGCAGAAATAAACATGATTtatacaaaatgagaaaatggaaagcTAAAAAGTTACACAGATTTGGGAAACATGTAAATTAACTTGATTCGACTTCATCCAATAAGGTGACATTAGTAGAGCAGCTAAATTAAAATTCTCTTAGCTGTAATCAAAATCTCTAATTCTATGGCATTATAAAAATTGCCTTAATAAGAAATTAgaatcagaattttttaaatgctacttacataattaaattacaaaaatgaaaatgtgtaaATACTAAATGTGAAGAAATAGATGAAGTAGTTCTCTTCTCCCAAGGGTtttaatatttctcaaaaaagagtatttctttcctttccctctgtAGTCTTTCTCACAGGGCCGTTTAAACAGTGTGTAATTGTTTCCTAGGAATTTCATAAGAATCTTCCATTAGCAGAACTATAAAACAGCTTATGTATTTCCctttaatttcttaaatgataaaATGGGATTTATTTTACTGGCATTTGAGGTATAAATGAGAAACAAATGAACATAGTAATTCGTGTCCTTCATAagtttgtttttcacattttaattgttaacatttttccatgcGATATACATCTTTTGGGGGAATAGTTTGGCCATTTGGTTGCCTCTCAATTATCTTTCCTTGGTGGTTTTGTTCTGAATTGCAGAAATAAGACTTTACAGCTAATatgcacattttctttctttcttttttatattttatttatttatttatttatttatttatttatttatttatttatttttgtgtgaggaagatcagccctgagctaacatccatgctaatcctcctcttttttttttgctgaggaagaccggctctgagctaacatctattgccaatcctcctcctttttttcccccaaagccccagtagatagttgtatgtcatagttgcacatccttctagttgctatatgtgggacgaggccccagcatggccggagaagtggtgcgttggtgcgcgcccgggatctgaacctgggccgccagtagtggagcgcacacgcttaaccgctaagccacggggctggccccacatgtTCTTTCTTATCAGTGTCGAAGAGCTATATTACCGATATTTCAGGGGTTTAAGCAATATTATAACAGTTGTGTCCCAGAGGTAGACTTTTCTAATTAGTAAGATTAAATTTTACCTGGACCTTGTTTTTCGGAATATTTTATTTACTCcttgaaaatttttacattctccaATGTCATATAATgcaatgaaggtaaaataaattcAGTTAGGTAGTGTTTCATCTTAGAAATGCTAAAtagattatattttaaatcattttgatGGACTTCATGATAAAATAGTAAAAGTAGTTGATTGGATATTATCTTGAGGCCAGGCTTTTTTTATTCCCAAAGATTTCTTTAGCGAAGTTCGCGTGTTTTAATAAAGTAATCAGAAATTCTTATGTAGGGGCTTCATGCATTGGAGAAAACAGCACATGTCTAacaaatttaaagatttttttcagcaCATCAATGCATCTATCTTTTCACAACCATCTGTTATTTGGCAGCACCATCTCTTATTTCCAGCAAGCTTTTCACGTGTGCACAACTTACTGCCATTTTCACTAAGGGTAATAGAGCAATAAAACCCTTTCAGCTCTCAAGTCTTAAAATAAATAGCCTTTTAATGAGACTTTTAAAAGCATCATTATTAGCAGATTCTACATAATAATTTTCCAAGCAATACGTAATGTACGTTGCATTAGAATGTTAATTTGCTCATCTGAGTGGTAAAAGAGGTCCTCTGAGgtgattataatggagctgaaagtGTTCCTTGAATAATATTTCTGTGTTTCTGTGTATTGTTCTGTGGTCATGATGTCAACATCTTTTTCATCCctaagaagaagaaatgctagagGGTCCAATGCCTGAGGAAGAGAAACCTGCCACTCTTCCTGAGAAAGAGTGTGGGGCAGCCAAGGCCTCAGACCAACCCAAGGGCCTCAGTGGGGGCCAGCTGGAGTCTAGTGCGGAGGCCTCAGTAGTTCCCGAAGAGAGTGCCCCAGCAGGGGTCCCAGAGGAGAAAAGTATAAAAGAGGTCACCGAGGTGCCTCCAGAAGTAAAAATCCCTTCCTCTGCCGGGGAAGGTGTGTCTCTCATGGGATTTGCATGTATTTTGTTGCCAATGGTCTCTCCAGCAGCTTACCAATGATGCCTTTCCAATGCTATTCCATCGCTCCGTCTTCTCATGATCCCAAGACCACTGTTTTAGGCTTAATGAGCAGAGAGTGTGGCTTGTGCTGGTGCTGTGTGGCAGCTTGGTTTTCCACCACTGCAGCCGATTCCTGGTTTTACTTTGCTGTGATACAATATGCTTTGCAGCCAGGTTGTGATGCTGTGTGAGCTTTCTTTCCGCCCCCCTCATTTCAAATGTTTGCCAGTCACATTGctaatacatgtatatttttctttttctttttgggacAGCAATTCATATGCTTTTCTTTCAAATCATAGAGTTGGATTCTGGCACATAGAGCCTTAAATGGTAGAGACGTTTTTGTTTGCAACCGCAATGTGCTGTATTTTTTATGCTTCGATGAATACTGGTTTGGTTTCCTTAAAAGCTCCTGCTGGTGCTTCTCATATCATTTCCTCTCCATGACAGCCAACCCCTTTGATCATCCCCATATCTCTTGAGTTTTCATTCATCTAACCTTTATTAgaagttcataaattatttcttttctgttgttaCAACAGGACACACAAGTATATAAGGTAATGATGATCCATACACTTGCTCTTCGAGAGATGATTGAATTGTCTTATTTTCCCCCAAGTCTTTTCCAAATAATTACATTTAGCCCTAATGACCACAATGAATTACCTTTGGCCTTAAAACACAAGTGAAACTATGAAGCCTTTTGGGttggtgaataaataaaaataagaaagagtcATTTAATTTCTGTAGAGCATCTCTAAAGCCAGTAATGATCAGTGCTTCACCCGTCAGTCGTGTTTCAGGGAATGAGGTCATGAGCAAGGAGAGAAAGATATTTTGATAACtgactcttttaaaaattttgttactCATATGACATCCCAGTATTAATAGTATAATTCAGATTTTCTTACATCTATCATACAGACTAAGTAATGACTAGGAATTAAGaattttgaatatttggtagaaattGACTCTTTAATTCTTAGATCATATCATATAAAGTCaatggcaaatatttatttatgtttctgaAATTTAATCTCAGATGACTTCTAAAAATTTATGCCAGTAACCTTTCAATGCCCTAAAAATTGGTCCTGGCATTTGTTGATCAAGTTAATTGAAACTGTTAACACTTATTATAAATTAATTGGCCTTTTGCCCATGGCCTGCCAATTcactttaaaatgagaaaacaaatgaaaaagttcAATAGAAATCAACCCTTTTCCATATTGAGTCCTtaatatgtcttcttttgtaCCCTAATGTTAAGTACTTATTCAATattctttaatttataatttttatctgtaGAAGGCACATGAAATTTCTACTATAAAACATGTCACATACTATTTAGGAGAgaccaaacaaaggaaaaaagagtatTCAGAATATACTCTTATTACAATTCCTGTACCCGTTAGTTCACAGTGGGAGTTCATTTTAGCAATCGTACAAATGTGTCTCAGTCCTGAcattttcatattgatttttaAGTGGGTAGCATGTTTGCATGTTccatagtttttcattttacccTACCGTTCAtttgtcatttcaaaatataattttaagctTACTGCCTGAAAGCCCTTGcctattatttgtttaaaaatcaaCCCAATTACTTCAGGTTTACTTACAGCCTCGACGATGGAGTTCCATGATCAACAGGAATTGACTCCCTCTGCAGCTGAGCCACTGGACAAGAAGGAAGAGGAGTcacagaaacaaagcaagcctggCGAAGACCTTGAACATGCTGCCTTAGTTTCTCCACCTGAGACAACTGACACTTCTCCTGATAAAAAGGACATGCAaggcacagaagaagaaaaagcacCTCCCACTCTGTTTGGGCACCCTCTTGGTGCCAGCCTGGAAGACATGAAACAGAAGACAGAACCAAGCCTGGTGGTCCCTGGTATTGGcctccctgcacagcctccagctccAAAAGAGCAAAAGGACTGGTTCATCGAAATGCCAATGGAAGCAAAAAAGGATGAGTGGGGTTTAGCTGCTCCAATATCTCCTGGCCCCCTAACACCCATGAAGGAAAAAGATGTACTTGACGATATCCCCAAATGGGAAGGGAAACAATTTGATTCTCCCATGCCGAGTCCCTTTCAGGGGGGAAGCTTCACTCTTCCTCTAGATGTCATGAAGCATGAAATCGTTGCAGAAGCATCACCCTTTGCCCCTGCCCTATTACAGCCAGATGACAAAAAATATCTAGAAGAAACCAGTGGCTCAGCAACTGCCAAAGATAGTTCTACAGTTGAAGAGCCCCATAAGGATAAACCTGACAAAATGGCAGAAGCACCAGCCTCAGAGGCAATCACCCCACCCAAAGATGCTCACATTCCAGTTGTGGATGAATGTGTCCCAGAGAAAGTTttaggggaagaaaaagaggagataaAGCAAGACAGTGTGCCGAAAAAAGAGACTTCCATCCTCAGTGCACAGGAACCTACACTTACTGAAAAGGAACCTCAGCTAACACTTGAACAAAAAACAACCATTTCTGACAAAGAAGCCATGCCAAAAGAGAGTGAACCCCCAAaagtgacagatgaagaaacaagcaTACTTCAGCCCTCCACAGAGCAcattttctcaaaagaagaaCAGAAGAGCCAAGAACCTACCACAGACATATTAAAACAGGACTCATTCCCTGTAAGCTTGGAGCAAGCTATTACAGATTCAGCCATGACCTCTAAGACACCAGAGAAAGTCGTCACCGAACCAGCTGCACTAAGTGAAAAGAGTGATACCCAGGACCTTTTTGAGGAAAAAGTTACTGACGAAGATAAAAAGGTTGAAGGAGTTGGCGCTGCAGCATCAGCTGAGATGGAAATGCCATTTTATGAAGATAAGTCAGGAATGTCCAAGTACTTTGAAACATCTGCCTTGAAAGAAGAAGTGACAAAAAGCATCCAACCAGGCAGTGATTACTATGAACTGAGTGACGCAAGAGAAAGCGCCCCAGAGTCTTTTGATACTGTATCTCCCGTGTATAAAAATGGCGACAAGGCACTTCAGGCAGCGAAAGAATCCCAGCCCAGTGCTCCAGCACAAGAAGCAGGCTATAGCACTCTCGCACAGAGTTATCCATCTGATTTACCTGAAGAGCCCAGTTCTCCTCAAGAAAGGATGTTCACTATTGATCCGAAAGTGTATGGGGAGAAAAGGGATCTCCACAGTAAGAATAAGGATGATTTGACACTAAGCAGGAGTTTAGGACTTGGAGGTAGGTCCGCAATAGAACAAAGAAGCATGTCAATCAATTTGCCCATGTCTTGCCTGGATTCCATAGCCCTTGGATTTAACTTTGGTCGGGGGCATGATCTTTCTCCTCTGGCTTCTGATATTCTAACCAACACTAGTGGAAGTATGGATGAAGGGGATGATTACCTTCCAGCCACAACACCTGCATTGGAGAAAGCCCCTTGCTTCCCAATAGaaagcaaagaggaagaaaaacaggTAGAGGCTGAAAAAGCTACTGGAGAGGAAAGTACTCAAGTAGAGGCATCATGTGAGTCGCCTTTCCTAGCCAAAGATTATTACAAAAATGGTACTGTCATGGCCCCCGACCTGCCTGAAATGCTAGATCTGGCAGGAACAAGGTCAAGATTAGCTTCCGTGAGTGCAGATGCTGAGGTGGCCAGGAGGAAATCAGTCCCGTCAGAGACTGTGGTTGAGGAGAGTAGCACTGGCTTGCCCCCTGTCACTGATGAAAACCACGTCATTGTTAAAACGGACAGTCAGCTCGAAGACCTGGGCTACTGTGTGTTCAATAAGTACACGGTCCCACTGCCATCACCTGTTCAAGACAGTGAGAATTTATCTGGGGAGAGTGGTTCCTTTTATGAAGGCACTGATGATAAAGTGCGAAGAGATTTGGCCACAGACCTTTCATTGATTGAAGTAAAACTGGCCGCTGCCGGAAGAGTGAAAGATGAGTTCAGTGCTGAGAAAGAGGCACCACCACATATCCCTGGTGACAAATTGGGACTGGGTAGGGAATTGGATCAGGAGAGGAGAGCTAATGATAAGCTGGATACTGTACTAGAAAAAAGTGAAGAACATGCTGATTCAAAAGAACATGCCAAGGAAACAGAAGAGGCTGGTGATAAAATCGAACCATTTGGAATAGATGTAACCCACGAGCATGCTCTGGCCAAAGAACTGACAGTATCAAAAGATGCATCACCTCTTGTGGCTGAGAAAGCAGAGAAAGGTCTTAGTTCAGTGCCGGAGGTAGCTGAGGTAGAACCATCCAAAAAAGCTGAACCAGAACTGGATTTTGCTGCAAAGAAAGCTGACCAGGGTCCATTAGATGTTAAAATCAGTGACTTTGGACAGATGGCTGCAGGGCTAACCACAGATGCTGGAAAAGCAGCAGAGCTTAAGCCTGAAGCTGCACAGGACCTGACTCCCCCGTCCGCAGCCCCTCAGGAGGCAGAGGCATTCCTGGGCGTTGAGTCTGGCCACTTGAAAGAAGGCGCCAAAGTCAGTGAGACAGAAGTCAAGGAGAAGGTGAGCAAGCCTGACTTGGTGCACCAGGAAGCTGTAGACAAAGAAGAGTCCTACGAGTCCAGCGGTGAGCATGAAAGCCTCACCATGGAGTCCTGGAAAGCCGATGAGGGCAAGAAGGAAACATCCCCAGAATCCTCTCTAACTCAAGACGAGATTGCCATCAAACTGGCAGTAGAAATACCTTGTGCACCCGCTGCTTCAGAGGCTGACGTAGCTCCAGAGGAGAGAGCTGATGTCCAGATGGAATTTATCCAGCtgccaaaagaagaaagcaaagagaCCCCAGACATATCTGTTACGCCCTCTGACACGACAGAGCCACTGCCCGAAGCCGTGGCCCCTGAACCAGCGGAGGCTCAGAGCGAGGAAGAAGAGATAGAAGCCCAGGGAGAATACGATAAACTGCTCTTCCGCTCAGACACCCTTCAGATTACTGACCTGGGTGTCCCGGGTGTCCGGGAGGAATTTGTGGAGACCTGCCCAGGGGAACACAAGGGAGTGATCGAGTCCGTTGTAACCATCGAGGACGATTTCATCACTGTGGTGCAAACCACGACCGACGAAGGGGAGTCAGGTTCCCACAGCGTGCGTTTCGCAGCTCTCGAGCAGCCGGAGGTGGAAAGGAGACTGTCCCCTCGTGCCGAAGAAGAGCTCCAAGTGGAAGAGGCAGCTGAAGCCCAGGCAGAACCCAAGGACGGCTCCCCAGAGGCTCCGGCTTCCCCTGAGAGAGAAGAGGTTGCTCTCTCAGAATACAAGACAGAAACCTATGACGATTACAAAGACGAGACCACCATTGATGACTCTATCATGGATGCGGACAGCCTCTGGGTGGACACTCAAGGtgtgcattatttttttaaattttctacccCCAAATAAAATCCAATAACCtaatggaaaaattttttttcattttaaacatttttatatgtcCCCTTTCTCTTTAATTTGCGTTTTGTGAAATCGATGCGGGATTGTGTACACTTGTTACTAATATTTccgtgttgttgttgttgtcatggTTTGCTTCGATCCACAGATGATGATAGGAGCGTCATGACAGAACAGTTAGAAACTATTCCTAAAGAGGAGAAGGCTGAAAAGGAAACTCGGAGACCATCTCTtgaaaaacatagaaaagaaaagcCATTTAAAACCGGGAGAGGCAGAATTTCCACTCCTGAAAGAAAAATAGCTAAAAAGGAACCTAGCACAGTCTCCAGAGATGaagtgagaaggaaaaaaggTTCATTTCGCAAtcacttcttttaaaatgtttttgactTAATTCATTATTGCTCTTTTGTaaaagaaactgcctaacagtggTAGCTAATTATTCGTGAAATTTCGTTCGGTTTTGCTGcaagtgtttattttttcctgatggtatgctttttgtgttttcttattcATAGCGGTTTATAAGAAGGCTGAACTTGCTAAAAAAACAGAAGTTCAGGCCCACTCTCCCTCCaggaaattcattttaaaacctGCTATCAAATATACTAGACCAACTCACCTCTCCTGTGTTAAGCGGAAAACAACAGGTGACTGTTCCGTTCTGCAATGTGGCTGGCAAACAtagacatggatttttttttttttttaatctcattacCGTAGCAGctccttcattttgtttttcctccaagAATCTCAGCAGTCATGAACGATTTCACTATTAAGTGTCTTGtatcattgttcttttttttccctccctgcaGAAGAGGTCATGACCACCTGTTTCTTTCTCATGCTCAGACTTAACAGTGATTGTATCTTGGCATTGTGCTCTAATGTCACGTTCTGGGGATTCCTATTTTCATTCTGTGTGTTTGGGTAGACGATGGCGATGAATATAACCGTGGTATGCATTCtcattattttgcttatttatctCCTTCATGCTTAAACCCATACGTATTTGTCCTATTTTCTATATTGTTACTGCCAAATCTGTTACTGATGTTGATGAATTGATTGAAAACCACCAAGAATGCATAGTGATTTTGAgattgaaaatgaaaagcaaatctgGGGTAAAATTGTGGTTGAAAAATTACTTTGCTTTtggatgaaaggaaaaaaaggaaaatgaaattgtttgGTGATCTCATCAGATTTTATTCCTCATATCCAAAATTAGCAAGACTTTCAGTCTACTACGCTATATCCGTTAGCTGACGTTTATTTCCTCGTTGAGATTTTCCTAAATGTGTTGGATCCAAACTGCTGAATTCTTCTATATAATTTAGTATTCAAAATTCTAAGATAAAACTCCTTCCTTCCGAATGTCTTAGAACTTGGGTTTACTTCTGTTTCACTACCttcttatttttctgtcttcttcaaataTACTCGCTTTTTACTGTTAAAAAAAGTGGTGGAATGATGGAGTGAAACGTTACGAATCATAATAAAAACCCATTCAAACATCTATAATGCAAACTCTGTTCCTAAGTTTCAGGGCAAACTATTTATTTTCAGTGTATAATTACATTAGGATAAtcttaatttaaaatgtattttattttagcgTTTATTAAGTGGCACACTTGCAGTCTGCAAAAGAAGATAGCAAATTGCTGAGCCAGAAaggaattttttcctttccattataCATTAGAAGTGCCTTTATATAAATCTTTGGATCTTTAAAGGTTAAGAGCAGCATTAACCtttgta includes the following:
- the MAP2 gene encoding microtubule-associated protein 2 isoform X20 — its product is MADDRKDEAKAPHWTSAQLTEASAHPHTPEIKDQGGAGEGLVRSANGFPYREDEEGAFGEHGSQGAYSNTKENGINGELTSADRETAEEVSARIVQVVTAEAVAVLKGEQEKEAQHKDQPAALPLAAEETANLPPSPPPSPASEQTAAVEEASTMEFHDQQELTPSAAEPLDKKEEESQKQSKPGEDLEHAALVSPPETTDTSPDKKDMQGTEEEKAPPTLFGHPLGASLEDMKQKTEPSLVVPGIGLPAQPPAPKEQKDWFIEMPMEAKKDEWGLAAPISPGPLTPMKEKDVLDDIPKWEGKQFDSPMPSPFQGGSFTLPLDVMKHEIVAEASPFAPALLQPDDKKYLEETSGSATAKDSSTVEEPHKDKPDKMAEAPASEAITPPKDAHIPVVDECVPEKVLGEEKEEIKQDSVPKKETSILSAQEPTLTEKEPQLTLEQKTTISDKEAMPKESEPPKVTDEETSILQPSTEHIFSKEEQKSQEPTTDILKQDSFPVSLEQAITDSAMTSKTPEKVVTEPAALSEKSDTQDLFEEKVTDEDKKVEGVGAAASAEMEMPFYEDKSGMSKYFETSALKEEVTKSIQPGSDYYELSDARESAPESFDTVSPVYKNGDKALQAAKESQPSAPAQEAGYSTLAQSYPSDLPEEPSSPQERMFTIDPKVYGEKRDLHSKNKDDLTLSRSLGLGGRSAIEQRSMSINLPMSCLDSIALGFNFGRGHDLSPLASDILTNTSGSMDEGDDYLPATTPALEKAPCFPIESKEEEKQVEAEKATGEESTQVEASCESPFLAKDYYKNGTVMAPDLPEMLDLAGTRSRLASVSADAEVARRKSVPSETVVEESSTGLPPVTDENHVIVKTDSQLEDLGYCVFNKYTVPLPSPVQDSENLSGESGSFYEGTDDKVRRDLATDLSLIEVKLAAAGRVKDEFSAEKEAPPHIPGDKLGLGRELDQERRANDKLDTVLEKSEEHADSKEHAKETEEAGDKIEPFGIDVTHEHALAKELTVSKDASPLVAEKAEKGLSSVPEVAEVEPSKKAEPELDFAAKKADQGPLDVKISDFGQMAAGLTTDAGKAAELKPEAAQDLTPPSAAPQEAEAFLGVESGHLKEGAKVSETEVKEKVSKPDLVHQEAVDKEESYESSGEHESLTMESWKADEGKKETSPESSLTQDEIAIKLAVEIPCAPAASEADVAPEERADVQMEFIQLPKEESKETPDISVTPSDTTEPLPEAVAPEPAEAQSEEEEIEAQGEYDKLLFRSDTLQITDLGVPGVREEFVETCPGEHKGVIESVVTIEDDFITVVQTTTDEGESGSHSVRFAALEQPEVERRLSPRAEEELQVEEAAEAQAEPKDGSPEAPASPEREEVALSEYKTETYDDYKDETTIDDSIMDADSLWVDTQDDDRSVMTEQLETIPKEEKAEKETRRPSLEKHRKEKPFKTGRGRISTPERKIAKKEPSTVSRDEVRRKKAVYKKAELAKKTEVQAHSPSRKFILKPAIKYTRPTHLSCVKRKTTAAGGESTQAPSIFKQAKDKASDGVPRSPEKRSSLPRPSSILPPRRGVSGDRDENSFSLNSSISSSARRTTRSEPIRRAGKSGTSTPTTPGSTAITPGTPPSYSSRTPGTPGTPSYPRTPHTPGTPKSAILVPGEKKVAIIRTPPKSPATPKQLRLINQPLPDLKNVKSKIGSTDNIKYQPKGGQVQIVTKKIDLSHVTSKCGSLKNIRHRPGGGRVKIESVKLDFKEKAQAKVGSLDNAHHVPGGGNVKIDSQKLNFREHAKARVDHGAEIITQSPGRSSVASPRRLSNVSSSGSINLLESPQLATLAEDVTAALAKQGL